A part of Bosea sp. (in: a-proteobacteria) genomic DNA contains:
- a CDS encoding PAS domain-containing protein produces MRDDFADRGDSTEPARGVGHAVGRGAPGADPTLYRELCQAVDQGFALIEMEFDAAGRATDYLFIDVNAGFACQTGLTDVVGKTIKSLVPDLEAFWFDVFGRVARTGEATRFRHDAKPMGRWFDVYAFRTKSLPERQVALLFRDVTAEQKMAQYLRETEIRYRSALRVGRIGAWETDLVNLRRIWSDEGKSLFGLALPGPYGAVGGPADEWRLALHPDDAGVADEVCRTLAKQDRLQVRYRIRRPDGVVLSLLGHTEVSQRGPDGSVERLIDVVADITEMTATEAALRRSETRFRAVQETSIDGFMVLDSVRDEGGAIADFRWSYVNDAGARIAGKPRDWFVGRSLLEEMPGNREEGLFDAYARVVETGEPWRREFTYQHEGLDLYIRAICAKVDDGIAISFVDLSERRRSEMRVQESEARLASALVAGELGVFDFDPRTGALQWDQAVRRIWGVPDDEAITNDTFLSGLHPDDVAPVESFLAAALDPAGSRRFVVEYRVINRIDGRTRWMIAHGDASFDGELPVRVVGTVRDVTDRKKAEADRRLLVEELNHRVKNTLATVKAIASQTLKGDNAKPEAREALNGRLIALAGAHDLLVRDEWSGARLRAVIEKALAAHFDPGSDRVALSGPDAALPAKAALALTMCLHELATNAGKYGALSTEAGRVDIVWSLEGPRLSLVWTESGGPPVTPPSRRGFGSRLVEGVLGADLAGEVRIEFPESGVICMLSAQIAPPSLS; encoded by the coding sequence ATGCGCGACGACTTCGCTGATCGTGGAGACAGCACGGAGCCTGCCCGAGGGGTCGGTCACGCCGTCGGGCGAGGCGCCCCCGGCGCCGATCCCACGCTCTACCGCGAACTCTGCCAGGCTGTCGACCAGGGCTTTGCCCTGATCGAGATGGAGTTCGACGCGGCGGGGCGCGCGACCGATTACCTCTTCATCGACGTGAACGCCGGCTTCGCATGCCAGACGGGGCTAACGGACGTGGTCGGGAAGACCATCAAGTCTCTCGTGCCGGATCTAGAAGCCTTCTGGTTCGATGTCTTTGGGCGCGTGGCGCGCACCGGCGAGGCCACGCGCTTTCGCCACGATGCGAAGCCTATGGGCCGCTGGTTCGACGTCTATGCATTCCGCACCAAGTCGCTGCCTGAGCGGCAGGTGGCGCTGCTGTTCCGCGATGTCACGGCAGAGCAGAAAATGGCCCAGTACCTGCGCGAGACGGAGATCCGCTACCGGTCCGCCCTGCGGGTGGGCCGGATCGGCGCCTGGGAGACCGATTTGGTGAACCTGCGCCGCATCTGGTCGGATGAGGGCAAGAGCCTGTTCGGGCTCGCCCTTCCGGGACCGTATGGCGCGGTCGGCGGCCCGGCGGACGAGTGGCGACTTGCGCTGCATCCTGATGATGCCGGAGTGGCTGATGAGGTCTGCCGCACGCTCGCCAAGCAGGACCGGCTGCAGGTGCGCTACCGCATCAGGCGGCCCGATGGCGTTGTGTTGTCGCTGCTCGGACACACGGAGGTTTCCCAGCGCGGCCCGGACGGCTCCGTGGAGCGGCTCATCGACGTCGTGGCCGACATCACCGAGATGACGGCCACAGAAGCGGCGCTGCGCCGGAGCGAGACACGCTTTCGCGCCGTCCAGGAAACCTCGATCGACGGCTTCATGGTGCTCGACAGCGTACGCGACGAAGGCGGCGCCATCGCCGATTTTCGCTGGAGCTACGTCAATGACGCCGGGGCGCGGATCGCCGGCAAACCCCGTGACTGGTTCGTCGGGCGAAGCTTGCTGGAAGAGATGCCGGGCAATCGCGAGGAAGGCCTCTTCGATGCCTATGCCCGCGTCGTCGAGACCGGCGAGCCCTGGAGGCGGGAGTTCACCTACCAGCACGAGGGGCTGGATCTTTACATCCGCGCGATCTGCGCCAAGGTCGATGACGGCATCGCCATCAGCTTCGTGGATCTGAGCGAACGTCGGCGCTCGGAAATGCGCGTGCAGGAAAGCGAGGCGCGGCTTGCTTCCGCGCTGGTCGCAGGCGAACTCGGCGTCTTCGATTTCGACCCGCGCACCGGCGCGCTGCAATGGGACCAGGCGGTCCGCCGCATCTGGGGCGTTCCGGACGACGAGGCCATCACCAACGACACCTTCCTGTCCGGGCTGCATCCCGATGATGTGGCGCCGGTGGAGAGCTTCCTCGCCGCCGCGCTCGATCCTGCGGGGTCGCGGCGCTTCGTCGTCGAATACCGGGTCATCAACCGGATCGACGGGCGGACGCGCTGGATGATCGCCCATGGCGACGCCAGTTTCGACGGCGAGTTGCCGGTCCGCGTCGTCGGCACGGTGCGCGACGTGACCGACCGCAAGAAGGCCGAAGCCGACAGGCGGCTCCTGGTCGAGGAGCTCAACCACCGCGTCAAGAACACGCTCGCCACGGTGAAGGCCATCGCCTCGCAGACGCTCAAGGGCGACAATGCGAAGCCGGAGGCGCGCGAAGCCTTGAACGGCCGGTTGATCGCGCTCGCCGGCGCACATGATCTGCTGGTGCGGGACGAATGGTCAGGAGCGCGCCTGCGCGCCGTTATCGAGAAGGCGCTTGCCGCCCATTTCGATCCGGGCTCGGACCGCGTCGCGCTTTCGGGGCCGGATGCCGCGCTTCCGGCCAAGGCGGCGCTGGCCTTGACGATGTGCCTGCACGAACTTGCCACAAATGCAGGCAAATATGGCGCGCTCTCCACCGAAGCCGGCCGCGTCGACATCGTCTGGTCCCTCGAAGGCCCGCGCCTGTCGCTTGTCTGGACGGAGAGCGGCGGGCCGCCCGTGACCCCGCCCAGCCGGCGTGGGTTCGGATCGCGTCTGGTCGAGGGTGTGCTTGGGGCAGATCTCGCCGGCGAGGTCCGGATCGAGTTTCCCGAGAGCGGGGTGATCTGCATGCTGAGCGCCCAGATCGCTCCGCCGAGCCTGTCCTGA
- a CDS encoding S-methyl-5'-thioadenosine phosphorylase, whose product MVKSILGVIGGSGVYDLPGMEDVEERTVATPWGAPSDSLRIGRIGATTVVFLPRHGRGHLFSPSDINYRANIDAMKRMGVTDIVALSACGSLKAQLHPGLLVFVDQFVDRTFRRASSFFGAGCVAHVSMAHPVGPLLQARLAKAARDEDVPAVTGGTYLCMEGPQFSSLAESQGYRASGHDVIGMTNMPEAKLAREAEITYATVAMVTDFDCWHPEHDVVDVAAVIATVKSNAASAARLIARLARDFPAEHEACPVKSDRALDGAIMTRPDARDPALLAKLDAVAGRVLRLERAARSLPPDAGSTACAIANS is encoded by the coding sequence ATGGTGAAGTCAATCCTGGGCGTGATCGGAGGCTCGGGCGTCTATGATCTGCCGGGTATGGAGGATGTGGAGGAGCGCACGGTGGCGACGCCCTGGGGCGCCCCATCCGACTCCCTGCGCATCGGGCGCATCGGCGCCACCACTGTGGTGTTCCTGCCGCGTCATGGCCGGGGGCACCTGTTTTCCCCCTCCGACATCAACTACCGGGCCAATATCGACGCGATGAAGCGGATGGGCGTCACCGACATCGTGGCGCTTTCGGCCTGCGGCTCGTTGAAGGCGCAGCTGCATCCGGGGCTTCTGGTTTTCGTGGACCAGTTTGTGGACCGGACCTTTCGCCGGGCAAGCTCATTCTTCGGCGCTGGCTGCGTCGCCCATGTCTCGATGGCGCATCCGGTGGGGCCGCTGCTGCAGGCGCGCCTCGCCAAGGCCGCACGCGACGAGGATGTGCCTGCCGTTACGGGCGGAACCTATCTGTGCATGGAGGGACCGCAGTTTTCGTCTCTGGCCGAGTCGCAAGGCTACAGGGCCAGCGGCCATGATGTGATCGGGATGACCAACATGCCGGAGGCCAAGCTCGCACGTGAGGCCGAAATCACCTATGCGACCGTGGCGATGGTCACCGATTTCGACTGCTGGCATCCCGAACATGACGTCGTGGACGTTGCGGCCGTCATCGCCACGGTGAAGTCCAACGCGGCGAGCGCGGCGAGGCTGATCGCCCGGCTGGCGCGCGATTTCCCCGCCGAGCATGAGGCCTGTCCGGTCAAGTCTGACCGCGCCCTCGACGGCGCGATCATGACCAGGCCCGACGCGCGTGATCCGGCGCTGCTGGCGAAGCTCGACGCCGTGGCCGGCCGGGTGCTGAGGCTTGAGCGGGCTGCTCGCAGCTTGCCGCCCGATGCGGGCTCGACGGCTTGCGCGATCGCGAACTCGTGA
- a CDS encoding MFS transporter produces MTTLPLAPAAARPLMPVLAALSVAHLLNDLIQSMIPAIYPLLKEAYQLDFTRIGLITLSFQVTSSLLQPLLGYLTDRRPWPYAMVAGMGSTLAGLLGLAFAGSYGMVLLSAALVGLGSAVFHPEATRMARHASAGQQGLAQGVFQIGGHAGYAAGPLLAALIVVPRGQTSLAWISIVALAAMVLMRWTARRYVALRKEQAASRAADAAEAAPSRLPAGHVALAMAILIVLLFSKNAYTSGFTSYYTFYLIERFGVTVQLSQLMLFLYLVVGALGVIIGGMVGDRIGRDRVIWLSILGSLPFALILPHADLFWTGVLSVIISLIMASAFSSILIYAIDLVPHRVGFVGGLFYGLAFGLGGLAAAGLGVLADRIGIVQVFQLCAWLPAVGLLTFLLPKAR; encoded by the coding sequence ATGACCACGCTTCCCCTGGCTCCGGCCGCCGCCCGTCCGCTGATGCCCGTGCTCGCCGCCTTGAGCGTCGCGCATCTGCTCAACGACCTGATCCAGTCGATGATCCCAGCGATCTACCCGCTTCTCAAGGAGGCCTATCAGCTCGACTTCACGCGGATCGGGCTCATCACCCTGTCCTTCCAGGTCACATCCTCGCTGTTGCAGCCGCTGCTGGGCTACCTCACGGATCGCCGCCCCTGGCCCTATGCCATGGTGGCGGGCATGGGATCGACACTGGCGGGCCTGCTCGGGCTCGCCTTTGCCGGAAGCTATGGGATGGTGCTCCTGTCGGCTGCGCTGGTCGGGCTCGGCTCGGCGGTGTTCCACCCGGAGGCGACGCGCATGGCGCGCCATGCCTCGGCCGGTCAGCAGGGCCTCGCGCAGGGCGTGTTCCAGATCGGCGGCCATGCCGGCTATGCGGCGGGTCCGCTGCTGGCGGCGCTGATCGTGGTGCCGCGCGGGCAGACGAGCCTGGCCTGGATATCCATCGTGGCGCTGGCTGCGATGGTGCTGATGAGATGGACGGCCCGGCGCTATGTCGCGCTGCGCAAGGAGCAGGCCGCATCGCGCGCCGCTGACGCCGCCGAGGCCGCGCCGTCGCGTCTGCCGGCGGGGCATGTGGCGCTAGCCATGGCGATCCTGATCGTGCTGCTGTTCTCGAAGAACGCCTACACTTCGGGCTTCACCTCCTATTACACCTTCTATCTCATCGAGCGCTTCGGCGTGACGGTGCAGCTCTCGCAATTGATGCTGTTCCTCTATCTTGTGGTCGGCGCGCTGGGCGTGATCATCGGCGGCATGGTGGGCGACCGGATCGGGCGCGACCGCGTCATCTGGCTGTCGATCCTGGGCTCGCTGCCTTTTGCGCTGATCCTGCCCCATGCCGACCTGTTCTGGACCGGCGTGCTCAGCGTCATCATCAGCCTCATCATGGCGAGCGCCTTCTCCTCGATCCTGATCTACGCCATCGATCTTGTGCCGCACCGGGTCGGGTTCGTCGGCGGCCTGTTCTATGGGCTTGCCTTCGGGCTGGGCGGGCTGGCCGCGGCCGGCCTCGGCGTTCTGGCCGACCGCATCGGCATCGTGCAGGTGTTCCAGCTCTGCGCCTGGCTGCCGGCGGTGGGCCTGCTCACATTCCTGCTGCCAAAGGCGCGCTGA
- a CDS encoding ABC transporter substrate-binding protein — translation MTAPTFSLRQPLSRLSRRAAIAGLGVAALLLGAPLSEAQAQTPIRFTLDWRFEGPSALFLMALEKGYFKAEGLDVTIDTGNGSREAIPRVASGTYDMGFGDVNSLIRFRDENPSVDLKAVMMIYDRPPFAIVGRKSRGITTDVKSLEGRKFGAPAADAAYAQWPIFKAVNKLNDAAMRFENVGFPVREPMLASGEVDAVFGFANSSYINVKSRGVPVDDIVTMLMADYGVELYGNVIMVSPKLITEKPEAVRGFLRALVKGVRDTVKDPAAGAALVIKRNDVARLEVETERLKMTLDQNVVTPWVKANGFGGIDRDRWTRALDQIGLTFTFKDKARAGDAFVDAFLPAQADRGL, via the coding sequence ATGACCGCCCCAACCTTTTCCCTTCGCCAGCCCCTGTCGCGCCTGAGCCGCCGCGCCGCCATCGCCGGACTGGGCGTCGCAGCCCTGCTGCTGGGGGCTCCCTTGTCCGAAGCCCAGGCCCAGACGCCGATCCGGTTCACGCTGGACTGGCGCTTCGAGGGTCCGTCCGCCCTGTTTCTGATGGCCCTCGAGAAGGGCTACTTCAAGGCTGAGGGGCTCGACGTCACCATCGACACCGGCAACGGCTCGCGCGAGGCCATCCCGCGCGTCGCCTCGGGCACCTACGACATGGGCTTCGGCGACGTGAATTCACTCATCCGCTTTCGTGACGAGAACCCTTCGGTGGATCTCAAGGCGGTGATGATGATCTATGACAGGCCGCCATTCGCCATTGTGGGCCGCAAGTCGCGCGGCATCACCACAGATGTGAAGAGCCTCGAGGGAAGGAAGTTCGGCGCGCCGGCCGCGGACGCCGCCTACGCGCAGTGGCCGATCTTCAAGGCCGTGAACAAGCTCAATGACGCCGCCATGCGGTTCGAGAATGTCGGCTTCCCGGTGCGCGAGCCGATGCTGGCCTCGGGCGAGGTGGACGCCGTGTTCGGCTTCGCCAACTCCTCCTACATCAACGTGAAGTCGCGCGGCGTGCCGGTGGACGACATCGTGACCATGCTGATGGCCGATTATGGCGTCGAGCTTTACGGCAATGTCATCATGGTCTCGCCCAAGTTGATCACCGAGAAGCCCGAGGCCGTGCGCGGCTTCCTGCGCGCGCTGGTCAAGGGCGTGCGCGATACGGTGAAGGACCCTGCCGCAGGCGCCGCCCTCGTGATCAAGCGCAATGACGTCGCCCGCCTGGAGGTCGAGACCGAGCGCCTCAAGATGACGCTCGACCAGAACGTCGTGACGCCCTGGGTCAAGGCCAACGGCTTTGGCGGCATCGATCGCGACCGCTGGACCCGCGCCCTCGACCAGATCGGCCTGACCTTCACCTTCAAGGACAAGGCGCGCGCGGGCGATGCCTTCGTCGACGCCTTCCTGCCGGCTCAGGCGGATCGGGGCCTGTGA
- a CDS encoding ABC transporter permease, with translation MTRAARIILLRLLSMAPTLLVVACGAFLLLEFAPGDAVDAYLAQTGGDAGYAAELRRSLGLGGTVLERLSGFLLSLASLDLGRSVIFSRPVASVIAERLPNTLLLMATTTLLAGGMGLALGIVAGRRPGSWTDCAVSTAALGLLALPNFWLALVLVVALAVMWPIFPVSGLGGVTLGAGWLGSAVETARHLVLPTLALGAGYIALYLRTVRAGMIEAWSADHVRAARARGLAERDVLRRGVVRPALLPTVVVAGQNIGTLVGGSVVVETVFAIPGMGRLAFEAVTGRDTALMVGVVMTATLLVLAINLVVDLALARLDPRIGAADA, from the coding sequence ATGACCCGCGCCGCCCGCATCATCCTGCTGCGCCTTCTGAGCATGGCGCCGACCCTGCTGGTCGTCGCGTGCGGCGCGTTCCTGCTGCTGGAATTCGCGCCCGGCGATGCCGTCGATGCGTATCTGGCGCAGACCGGGGGCGATGCGGGCTACGCGGCGGAGTTGCGGCGCTCGCTTGGGCTGGGCGGAACGGTGCTCGAGCGTCTGTCAGGCTTCCTTCTGTCGCTGGCATCGCTGGATCTTGGCCGCTCGGTCATCTTCTCCCGGCCGGTCGCCAGCGTCATCGCGGAGCGGCTGCCGAACACGCTGCTGCTGATGGCGACCACCACGCTGCTCGCCGGCGGCATGGGCCTCGCCCTCGGCATCGTGGCGGGGCGCAGGCCCGGATCATGGACGGACTGCGCCGTCTCGACGGCCGCGCTGGGGTTGCTTGCGCTGCCCAATTTCTGGCTGGCGCTGGTGCTGGTCGTGGCCCTTGCCGTGATGTGGCCGATCTTTCCCGTCAGCGGGCTTGGCGGCGTGACCCTGGGCGCGGGCTGGCTGGGAAGCGCTGTCGAAACAGCCCGGCACCTGGTCCTGCCGACCCTGGCGCTCGGCGCGGGCTACATCGCGCTGTACCTGCGCACGGTGCGCGCCGGCATGATCGAGGCATGGAGCGCCGACCATGTGCGTGCGGCACGGGCCAGAGGCCTCGCCGAGCGCGATGTGCTGAGGCGGGGCGTAGTACGCCCGGCGCTGCTGCCCACGGTCGTCGTTGCAGGCCAGAACATCGGCACGCTGGTGGGCGGCAGCGTGGTGGTCGAGACCGTCTTCGCCATTCCCGGCATGGGCCGGCTCGCCTTCGAGGCCGTCACCGGGCGCGACACGGCGCTTATGGTGGGCGTGGTGATGACCGCCACCTTGCTCGTGCTGGCGATCAACCTCGTCGTCGACCTCGCGCTCGCCCGGCTCGATCCGCGCATCGGGGCGGCCGATGCGTGA
- a CDS encoding ABC transporter substrate-binding protein, translated as MQRTRRQILSSAGATMAGLAMPALSRRSWAQGAPRQGGILTVAADTEPRNLNPAMVASNGVFYVASKVIEPLAEMAEGGDGLAPRLATSWQGAPEGRSITFTLREGVSWHDGRPFTSADVAFSAMRLWKPLQNLGRVVFRNLEAVDTPDARTAIFRFSEPTPFQLIRNALPGLASVVPKHLYETGDIAANAANARLVGTGPFRFAEHRPGEFYRLDRNGAYWEAGRPYLDQIIYRVLPDRGAIAAALEANQIQLAAFSAVPLADLERLAKVPGIAVIPQGYDGITYQLTVEINHRRKELANPLVRRAIAHAIDRNFVVDTIFLGYAKPSNGPIPAFDSQFHAHDVPATAFDRRRAEALLDEAGLPRGAGGMRFALRLLPAPWFEQTRQFGDYLRQTLRAVGIDAQIVNNDPAAHLRAVYTDHAFDLAVGSPVYRNDPAISTTILYESGLPAGVPFSNQYGYASSAMDTLIRSAAGTVDAGERTQLYREFQRLAGAELPLIHVAEFTFVTVARKSVMNVANNPRWATSHWSDTWLSP; from the coding sequence ATGCAACGGACGCGGCGGCAGATCCTTTCAAGCGCAGGCGCGACGATGGCGGGGCTGGCCATGCCGGCGCTGTCTCGCAGAAGCTGGGCCCAGGGCGCGCCCCGTCAGGGCGGCATCCTCACCGTGGCGGCCGACACCGAGCCGCGCAACCTCAATCCCGCCATGGTGGCGTCCAACGGCGTGTTCTATGTCGCGTCCAAGGTTATCGAGCCCTTGGCGGAAATGGCCGAGGGCGGCGACGGGCTCGCTCCGCGCCTCGCCACCTCCTGGCAGGGCGCTCCCGAAGGGCGCAGCATCACCTTCACGCTGCGCGAGGGCGTATCCTGGCATGACGGGCGGCCGTTCACCTCGGCTGATGTCGCCTTCAGCGCCATGCGCCTGTGGAAGCCGCTGCAGAATCTCGGCCGCGTCGTCTTCAGGAACCTCGAGGCCGTCGACACACCCGATGCCCGCACGGCGATCTTCCGCTTTTCCGAGCCCACGCCGTTCCAGCTCATCCGCAATGCCCTGCCGGGGCTCGCCAGCGTCGTGCCGAAGCATCTGTATGAAACGGGGGACATCGCCGCCAACGCGGCCAATGCGCGGCTGGTCGGCACGGGGCCTTTCCGCTTCGCCGAACACCGTCCGGGCGAGTTCTACCGCCTCGATCGCAACGGCGCCTATTGGGAGGCGGGCAGGCCCTATCTGGACCAGATCATCTACCGCGTGCTCCCCGATCGCGGCGCCATCGCTGCCGCCCTCGAAGCCAACCAGATACAGCTGGCCGCCTTTTCGGCCGTGCCGCTGGCCGATCTCGAACGCCTCGCCAAGGTGCCCGGCATCGCGGTGATCCCGCAAGGCTATGACGGCATCACCTACCAGCTCACGGTCGAGATCAACCATCGCCGCAAGGAACTGGCCAATCCACTGGTGCGCCGGGCCATCGCCCACGCCATCGATCGCAACTTCGTGGTTGACACCATCTTCCTGGGCTACGCCAAGCCGTCCAACGGACCCATCCCGGCCTTCGACAGCCAGTTCCATGCGCATGACGTGCCTGCCACCGCGTTCGACCGACGCCGGGCCGAGGCGCTGCTGGACGAGGCCGGGCTGCCGCGAGGCGCCGGCGGCATGCGCTTTGCGCTCCGGCTTCTGCCGGCGCCCTGGTTCGAGCAGACCCGGCAGTTCGGCGACTATCTGCGCCAGACCTTGCGCGCGGTCGGCATCGACGCCCAGATCGTCAACAACGATCCTGCGGCGCATCTGCGCGCGGTCTACACCGATCACGCCTTCGATCTGGCCGTCGGCTCGCCGGTCTATCGCAACGATCCGGCAATCTCGACCACCATCCTCTATGAAAGCGGATTGCCGGCTGGCGTGCCCTTCTCCAATCAGTATGGCTATGCCAGCAGCGCGATGGACACGCTGATCCGGTCTGCGGCCGGAACCGTCGACGCTGGCGAGCGCACCCAGCTTTACCGCGAGTTCCAGCGGCTGGCGGGCGCGGAGCTGCCGCTGATCCATGTCGCCGAGTTCACCTTCGTCACGGTCGCACGCAAATCGGTAATGAACGTAGCGAACAACCCGCGCTGGGCCACCTCGCACTGGTCCGACACCTGGCTCAGCCCATGA
- a CDS encoding TerC family protein encodes MPEFFLAEWLGKPLWMWTGFLSIVIALLAFDLGIWHKDDKEMGITESLWLSAFYFAFAIVYGAGVWWAYEAGVIKTSDNTHAGITFFTGYFIEKALSIDNVFVISLIFGFFAIPRKYQYRALVWGILAVIILRGIMIAVGAALVQNYSWILYFFGAFLIATGIKMLIVPEGDPDVSKNPVVKFMKKHMRVTDQLHAQKFFVRQPDTQTGQMVLWATPLFLALVVINIADLVFAVDSVPAIFAITTDTFIVYTANIMAILGLRALYFALAAMVHRFHYLKYSLAIVLVFIGLKIFWNNLVGKFPPEYSLGITIALIAAGIFYSLWKTRNDPAAPRPAE; translated from the coding sequence ATGCCTGAATTTTTTCTGGCCGAGTGGCTCGGCAAACCGCTTTGGATGTGGACAGGCTTCCTGTCAATCGTCATCGCCCTCCTCGCCTTCGACCTTGGCATCTGGCACAAGGACGACAAGGAAATGGGCATAACCGAAAGCCTCTGGCTGTCGGCTTTCTATTTCGCCTTCGCGATTGTCTACGGGGCTGGCGTGTGGTGGGCCTATGAGGCCGGAGTCATCAAGACCTCGGACAACACCCATGCCGGCATCACCTTCTTCACCGGCTATTTCATCGAAAAAGCCCTGTCGATCGACAATGTCTTTGTGATTTCGCTGATCTTCGGCTTCTTCGCCATTCCCCGCAAATATCAGTATCGCGCGCTCGTCTGGGGCATCCTGGCCGTCATTATCCTGCGCGGCATCATGATCGCGGTCGGCGCAGCGCTGGTTCAGAACTACAGCTGGATCCTCTACTTCTTCGGCGCCTTCCTCATCGCCACCGGCATCAAGATGCTGATCGTGCCGGAGGGCGATCCGGACGTGTCGAAAAACCCGGTCGTGAAGTTCATGAAGAAGCACATGCGCGTCACCGACCAGTTGCATGCGCAGAAATTCTTCGTGCGCCAGCCCGACACGCAGACCGGCCAGATGGTGCTGTGGGCGACCCCGCTCTTCCTGGCGCTGGTCGTGATCAACATCGCCGACCTTGTCTTCGCGGTGGACTCGGTGCCGGCGATCTTCGCCATAACCACCGACACCTTCATCGTCTACACCGCCAACATCATGGCCATCCTCGGCCTGCGCGCGCTCTATTTTGCGCTGGCGGCGATGGTTCACCGCTTTCACTACCTCAAGTACTCGCTGGCGATCGTGCTGGTCTTCATCGGCCTCAAGATCTTCTGGAACAACCTCGTGGGCAAGTTCCCGCCCGAGTACTCGCTGGGCATCACCATCGCGCTGATCGCGGCCGGCATCTTCTACTCGCTGTGGAAGACCCGGAACGATCCGGCAGCTCCCCGCCCGGCGGAGTGA
- a CDS encoding ABC transporter permease: MRDSAALTALSHPAGLAGAVLLLGAALMALAAPWLLPADPFDIVGRPLLPPFALAGHPLGTDRLGRDMLAMIVHGAAPSLLTALAVAAVALGVGLVAGALAGMLGGWADEAIMRVADALQTVPSFVVALAVVSVTGPSLAGLVAALSLSAWTGPARIVRAEVLRLREAPFVEASLLLGRSRAAVALEVVLPNALNVALALVAVIVAGALLSEAALSFLGLGDPNRPSWGALIAEGRQVMRTAPHVIIAPGVALFLAVLAVSLLGEAVSQALSRRNS; this comes from the coding sequence ATGCGTGACTCGGCAGCCTTGACGGCGCTGTCCCATCCCGCCGGGCTGGCGGGCGCGGTCCTGCTGCTGGGCGCGGCCTTGATGGCGCTCGCCGCACCCTGGCTACTGCCGGCCGATCCCTTCGACATCGTGGGCCGGCCGCTGCTGCCGCCCTTCGCCCTCGCCGGGCATCCGCTCGGCACGGATCGCCTCGGGCGGGACATGCTCGCCATGATCGTGCATGGCGCGGCGCCAAGCCTGCTCACCGCGCTCGCAGTGGCCGCGGTCGCGCTTGGCGTGGGGCTTGTGGCTGGCGCGCTGGCGGGCATGCTGGGCGGCTGGGCCGATGAAGCCATCATGCGAGTGGCGGACGCGCTGCAGACCGTGCCCTCCTTCGTCGTCGCATTGGCGGTGGTATCCGTGACCGGGCCTTCGCTGGCGGGGCTCGTGGCGGCGCTCTCGCTCAGCGCCTGGACCGGGCCGGCCCGCATCGTGCGGGCCGAGGTGCTGCGGCTGCGCGAGGCGCCCTTCGTCGAGGCCTCGCTCCTGCTGGGGCGAAGCCGCGCTGCGGTCGCCCTCGAGGTGGTGCTGCCCAATGCGCTGAACGTGGCGCTGGCGCTGGTGGCGGTGATCGTGGCCGGCGCGCTGCTCTCCGAGGCGGCGCTGTCCTTTCTCGGCCTTGGCGACCCCAACCGGCCAAGCTGGGGCGCGCTGATCGCCGAAGGCCGGCAGGTGATGCGGACAGCCCCCCATGTCATCATCGCGCCAGGCGTTGCGCTCTTTCTCGCCGTGCTCGCCGTCAGCCTCCTGGGCGAGGCTGTCTCGCAAGCATTGTCCAGGCGCAACAGCTGA
- a CDS encoding L-2-amino-thiazoline-4-carboxylic acid hydrolase — protein MSSSRQALRSFSPCSPSASWARLSRKHCPGATAEEPSMPASAETLRRELADAFRNRAHLYRLMLDVIGERHGPAEAEAILMEVCERRGREVAPLLFGGMQPEPEAVARRFLSVSPDGGDLYPHDAEAAPGRFTIAVHACPLKQAWLDSGLAADTVATLCRIAGAFDKGLFEGAGLGFENSTWSEARGGGCCRITLRAPEGGKVPVA, from the coding sequence ATGTCATCATCGCGCCAGGCGTTGCGCTCTTTCTCGCCGTGCTCGCCGTCAGCCTCCTGGGCGAGGCTGTCTCGCAAGCATTGTCCAGGCGCAACAGCTGAGGAGCCCTCCATGCCTGCTTCCGCCGAGACCCTGCGCCGCGAACTGGCCGACGCCTTCCGCAACCGCGCCCATCTGTATCGTCTCATGCTCGATGTCATCGGCGAGCGGCATGGGCCGGCGGAGGCCGAGGCGATCCTGATGGAGGTCTGCGAGCGGCGCGGACGCGAGGTCGCGCCGCTGCTCTTCGGCGGAATGCAGCCCGAGCCCGAAGCCGTTGCGAGACGATTTCTCTCTGTGAGCCCCGATGGCGGCGACCTTTATCCGCATGACGCCGAAGCGGCGCCGGGCCGCTTCACCATCGCGGTGCATGCCTGCCCGCTCAAGCAGGCCTGGCTCGATTCAGGCCTTGCCGCCGACACCGTGGCGACGCTGTGCCGCATCGCCGGAGCCTTCGACAAGGGCCTGTTCGAGGGGGCGGGGCTCGGCTTCGAGAACTCGACCTGGAGCGAGGCGCGCGGCGGCGGCTGCTGCCGCATCACCCTGCGCGCGCCGGAAGGCGGCAAGGTCCCCGTAGCCTGA